One Rosettibacter firmus genomic window carries:
- a CDS encoding PG0541 family transporter-associated protein, protein MKAVMIVYNHGITEEVDEALQSLNIKGFTRFLNVHGQGSDKGEPHLGTHVWPSQNAVVLTVIKDELVEPLLEKVNEINKEAEEQGIHAFVWNIEKMV, encoded by the coding sequence ATGAAAGCAGTAATGATAGTTTATAATCATGGAATAACAGAAGAAGTAGATGAAGCTCTTCAAAGCTTAAATATAAAAGGATTTACAAGATTCTTAAATGTTCATGGTCAGGGGAGCGACAAAGGTGAACCACATCTTGGAACGCACGTATGGCCAAGTCAAAATGCAGTTGTTCTCACTGTCATTAAAGATGAATTAGTAGAACCTCTGCTCGAAAAAGTCAATGAAATAAATAAAGAAGCAGAAGAGCAAGGCATTCACGCTTTTGTATGGAATATTGAAAAGATGGTGTAA
- a CDS encoding efflux RND transporter periplasmic adaptor subunit — MRIKEFISFIIALSILLSGCNKKELKNETEEIIPVEVTLIKKSSIDRTIDLVGTLTAWKEANLGAQTSGRIQKIYVEEGSRVKEGDLLFEMDDTQLAQAKIQYQIAKDNYDRMKPLYESGSISQNQFDQIKAAYETAEKNYKLLLTNTQFRAPFSGVITAKKLNEGEVFLLAPTGGAPTIVTLMQINPLKLLLNVSENNFRDIKLGQTVEIQSDIFPEEIFKGTISRINPTINPTTRTFEIEVKIPNPKEKLRPGMFVRAKIYLGKSDGILVNRAAILKQLGTAAYYAFIVKNNIAKRVDVKVGKEFNDVIEITYGLSEGDYLVTNGQGILKDGLQVEIKNKID; from the coding sequence ATGAGAATAAAAGAATTTATTTCGTTTATAATTGCTTTATCAATTTTGTTATCAGGTTGTAATAAAAAAGAACTTAAAAATGAAACAGAAGAAATAATTCCTGTTGAAGTTACATTAATAAAAAAATCGAGTATTGATAGAACCATAGATTTAGTAGGAACATTAACAGCCTGGAAAGAAGCAAATCTTGGTGCACAAACATCAGGTAGAATACAAAAAATTTATGTCGAAGAAGGAAGCCGTGTTAAAGAAGGTGATTTACTATTTGAAATGGACGATACACAATTAGCTCAAGCTAAAATTCAATATCAGATTGCAAAAGATAATTACGATAGAATGAAACCACTTTACGAATCGGGTTCAATATCACAAAATCAATTTGATCAAATAAAAGCAGCTTACGAAACCGCAGAAAAAAACTATAAACTTCTTTTAACCAACACTCAGTTCAGAGCACCATTTTCTGGTGTTATCACTGCAAAAAAACTTAATGAAGGAGAAGTATTTTTATTAGCTCCAACAGGTGGTGCACCAACAATTGTTACTTTAATGCAGATCAATCCTTTAAAATTACTTTTAAATGTTAGTGAAAATAATTTTAGAGATATTAAACTTGGTCAAACAGTTGAAATTCAATCCGATATATTCCCGGAAGAAATTTTCAAAGGAACAATAAGTAGAATTAATCCAACAATAAATCCTACAACAAGAACATTCGAGATTGAAGTTAAAATACCAAACCCAAAAGAAAAATTAAGACCCGGAATGTTTGTAAGAGCAAAAATTTATTTGGGTAAATCTGATGGTATTTTAGTTAATAGAGCAGCAATTTTAAAACAACTTGGAACAGCAGCTTATTATGCATTCATCGTAAAAAATAATATTGCTAAACGTGTTGATGTAAAAGTTGGAAAAGAATTTAATGATGTAATTGAAATTACATATGGTTTATCCGAAGGTGATTATCTAGTTACAAATGGACAGGGCATTCTAAAAGATGGACTCCAAGTAGAAATTAAGAATAAGATTGATTAA
- a CDS encoding efflux RND transporter permease subunit has translation MNLPELSVRRPITTIMLFLAIIIIGLVAFQRLPIDLLPEIEPPMISVLTQYPGASAQDVEINVTKKIESGLSSITNLKSIRSTSIDNISVVVLEFEYGTNLDEASNDIRSALEFTKRNLPEDALDPFIFKFSTNIFPVVFLAVTADESYIGLNKLAEKEIVDPLKRVNGVGTVQAFGGPVRQILVHVDTKKLEAYNISTQQISQVLQAENINIPSGTIKMGTMEYNLRVPGEFSNIDEIKNLVISQQGGRIVYLKDVANVIDSLKDRTINVRLNGGRGLQIIVQKQSGANTVEVARNVKAKLEQIKKNLPSDVKIDVIVDTSEYIVNSINNLAEAVILGAIFVSIVILLFLRKWRATLIILVTLPVSLIGAFIYLYFTGNTINIISLSSLSIAVGMVVDDAIVILENITRHVERGARPREAAIFGSTEVGLAVTASTLTIVAVFFPLVFISGLAGILFNQLGFLVTVMILVSLLAALTLIPMLSAKLLKSKKEEKPINNPLLKKIDNTLANFLDKLDTYYSSLLEWALNHKKTVIVSTIIIFLGSISLIAIVGTEFFPRSDSGNFQMTLELQPGIRLEETIEYVKKVENIIKKDFPEIVFIAGRSGVNDQGFSAILFGQREAANISSIQVRTVSKDKRKRTIFEMADELREKLKAIPGIKSFTINTSGSMSMLTGGSTSPIEVDIIGPNLDETYQIATKIKEHVSKLEGTRDVRIDIGDPRPELQITLQRDKMALSGLNTALVASTLRSYYYGLTATKYRELGDEYDIFISLPPEKKNSLSDIANLPIKTLYGTTVKLKDIGKVTQQYSPPEIKRKEQERVVAVLSDVEGRSLGEITSDIKKFVNTLQLPPNVTIEYAGQIEQQSDTFKDLSLLLILSIVLVYMVMASQFESLLDPFIVMFSVPFAFSGVFIALFLTNTPFSVIAFLGSIMLVGIVVKNAIVLIDYTNITRARGYELKEAIIYAGRNRLRPVLMTALTTLLGLIPLAISRGEGSETWQPLGISTIGGLFFSTVITLVLVPVLYSIFETRIKQKKEID, from the coding sequence ATGAATCTACCTGAATTATCAGTCCGTAGACCTATAACAACAATAATGCTCTTTTTAGCAATTATTATAATTGGACTTGTAGCTTTTCAGAGATTGCCAATTGATTTATTACCTGAAATTGAACCACCTATGATTAGTGTTCTCACTCAATATCCTGGTGCAAGTGCACAGGATGTTGAAATTAATGTTACAAAAAAAATTGAAAGTGGTTTAAGTTCAATTACTAATTTGAAAAGTATTCGTTCAACTTCAATAGATAATATTTCGGTTGTTGTGTTAGAATTTGAATATGGTACAAATTTAGATGAAGCATCAAATGATATTCGTTCTGCTCTTGAATTTACAAAAAGAAATTTACCAGAAGATGCACTCGATCCATTCATTTTTAAGTTCAGTACAAATATTTTCCCTGTTGTATTTTTAGCAGTAACTGCAGACGAAAGCTACATCGGTTTAAATAAACTTGCCGAAAAAGAAATAGTTGACCCTTTAAAACGAGTTAATGGTGTTGGAACTGTTCAAGCTTTTGGAGGACCTGTTAGACAAATATTAGTTCACGTTGATACAAAAAAACTGGAAGCTTATAATATTTCTACACAACAAATCAGTCAAGTTCTACAAGCAGAAAATATAAATATCCCATCAGGCACAATTAAAATGGGGACTATGGAATATAATCTGCGAGTGCCGGGTGAATTCTCAAACATTGATGAAATCAAAAATCTTGTTATTAGTCAGCAAGGTGGAAGAATAGTTTACTTAAAAGATGTAGCAAATGTGATTGATAGTCTTAAAGATAGAACAATAAATGTAAGATTAAATGGTGGTCGAGGTTTACAAATCATAGTTCAAAAACAATCTGGTGCAAATACTGTTGAAGTTGCAAGAAATGTTAAAGCAAAATTAGAACAGATTAAAAAGAATTTACCATCTGATGTAAAAATTGATGTTATAGTTGATACGTCAGAATATATAGTAAATTCAATAAATAATCTCGCAGAAGCAGTTATCCTTGGGGCAATATTTGTTTCGATTGTTATACTTTTATTCTTAAGAAAATGGAGAGCAACATTAATCATATTAGTAACCTTACCAGTTTCATTAATTGGTGCTTTTATTTACTTATACTTTACTGGTAATACAATAAATATCATTTCACTTTCTTCTTTATCGATTGCTGTTGGTATGGTTGTGGATGATGCAATTGTGATACTCGAAAATATTACTCGTCATGTTGAAAGAGGTGCTCGACCCCGTGAAGCAGCAATATTTGGTTCTACAGAAGTTGGATTAGCTGTTACTGCTTCTACATTAACAATTGTTGCTGTATTCTTTCCACTTGTTTTCATTTCTGGATTGGCTGGAATTCTATTCAATCAGCTTGGATTTTTAGTTACAGTAATGATTTTAGTTTCGTTATTAGCTGCATTGACTTTAATACCTATGTTATCTGCTAAACTTTTAAAATCAAAAAAGGAAGAAAAACCAATAAATAATCCTTTACTCAAAAAAATTGATAACACACTGGCAAACTTTCTTGATAAACTGGACACATATTATTCCTCACTACTGGAATGGGCTTTAAATCATAAAAAGACAGTTATAGTTAGCACAATTATAATCTTTTTAGGTTCAATATCTCTAATTGCCATAGTTGGAACAGAATTTTTCCCTCGATCTGATTCTGGTAATTTTCAGATGACATTGGAACTTCAACCTGGAATTCGTCTCGAAGAAACAATTGAGTATGTAAAAAAAGTTGAAAATATAATTAAAAAGGATTTCCCTGAAATTGTATTTATTGCTGGTCGTTCAGGTGTGAATGATCAGGGATTTTCTGCAATTTTATTTGGTCAAAGAGAAGCTGCCAATATTTCTTCTATCCAGGTAAGAACCGTAAGCAAAGATAAACGAAAAAGAACCATTTTTGAAATGGCAGATGAATTAAGAGAAAAATTAAAAGCAATTCCTGGTATTAAGAGTTTTACAATTAATACAAGTGGAAGTATGTCTATGTTAACTGGTGGAAGTACATCTCCAATCGAAGTAGATATTATTGGTCCTAATTTAGACGAAACATATCAAATTGCAACTAAAATAAAAGAACATGTAAGTAAACTCGAAGGAACACGAGATGTTAGAATTGATATTGGTGATCCGAGACCAGAATTACAGATTACTCTTCAAAGAGATAAAATGGCACTCAGTGGCTTAAATACCGCATTGGTTGCATCTACACTTAGGAGTTATTACTATGGTTTAACAGCAACAAAATATCGTGAGCTTGGTGACGAATATGATATTTTCATAAGTTTACCTCCAGAAAAGAAAAATTCTCTAAGTGATATTGCAAACCTTCCTATTAAGACATTATATGGTACAACAGTAAAATTAAAAGATATAGGAAAAGTTACTCAGCAATATTCTCCCCCAGAAATTAAAAGAAAAGAACAGGAACGAGTAGTAGCAGTTTTATCGGATGTTGAAGGTCGTTCTCTTGGTGAAATTACAAGTGATATTAAAAAATTTGTCAACACATTACAATTACCTCCTAATGTTACAATCGAATATGCTGGTCAAATAGAACAACAATCAGATACTTTTAAAGATCTATCTCTTTTACTCATATTAAGTATTGTACTGGTTTACATGGTAATGGCATCACAATTCGAATCTTTGTTAGATCCGTTTATAGTTATGTTCTCTGTACCTTTTGCTTTTTCTGGTGTGTTTATTGCACTTTTCTTAACCAATACACCATTTAGTGTAATTGCATTTTTAGGAAGTATTATGCTTGTTGGAATTGTAGTAAAAAATGCAATTGTACTTATTGATTACACAAATATAACAAGAGCAAGAGGATATGAACTAAAAGAAGCAATTATTTATGCTGGAAGAAATAGATTGCGTCCAGTTTTAATGACAGCATTAACAACTTTACTTGGTTTAATTCCACTTGCAATCAGTCGTGGTGAAGGTTCAGAAACATGGCAACCACTTGGTATTTCTACAATTGGTGGATTATTCTTTTCTACAGTAATTACTCTTGTACTCGTTCCAGTACTTTATTCAATATTTGAAACCAGAATAAAACAGAAAAAAGAAATTGATTAA
- a CDS encoding NAD(P)-dependent oxidoreductase: protein MKIAFIGTGLMGEPMAFRLLKANYNLFVYNRTISKTERLKKHQAKIFTSAEEAIKEPQVIITMLTDYNAIVEVLFKNKSNFKGKTLIQMSTIAPLESLLLKERIESLEGEYVEAPVLGSVQQAEAGELIVMVGCNSECYNKHKKILKNFGQTVVHVGEVGKASALKLAFNQLIPTLLSAFSMSLAYVLNKGIDVNIFMDILRKSALYAPTFDRKLNNMIKRDFDKANFPLKHMLKDVNLIAQEFQNSNIDTKIIESVKSILINAMNSNLSEKDYSALYNVIHPLK, encoded by the coding sequence ATGAAAATAGCTTTTATTGGTACGGGATTGATGGGCGAACCTATGGCTTTTCGCCTCTTAAAAGCTAATTATAATTTATTTGTTTACAACCGTACAATATCAAAAACTGAAAGACTAAAAAAACATCAAGCAAAAATATTTACTTCTGCAGAAGAAGCTATTAAAGAACCTCAAGTCATTATAACAATGTTAACTGATTATAATGCTATAGTAGAGGTTCTTTTTAAAAATAAAAGTAATTTCAAAGGAAAAACTTTAATTCAGATGAGTACAATTGCACCACTTGAGAGTCTACTATTAAAAGAAAGAATTGAATCATTAGAGGGAGAATATGTAGAAGCTCCTGTGCTTGGTAGTGTTCAACAGGCAGAAGCAGGAGAATTAATAGTGATGGTTGGATGTAATTCTGAGTGTTATAATAAACACAAAAAAATACTTAAAAATTTTGGTCAAACAGTTGTTCATGTTGGTGAAGTAGGGAAAGCATCTGCATTAAAACTTGCATTTAATCAATTAATACCAACTTTACTTTCAGCTTTTTCGATGTCTCTTGCTTATGTTTTAAATAAAGGAATTGATGTAAATATATTTATGGATATTCTTAGAAAAAGTGCTCTGTATGCTCCTACATTCGACAGAAAATTGAATAATATGATTAAAAGAGATTTTGATAAAGCTAATTTCCCATTAAAACATATGTTGAAGGATGTAAATTTAATTGCACAGGAATTTCAAAATAGTAACATTGATACAAAAATTATTGAGAGTGTTAAAAGTATACTTATTAATGCAATGAATTCGAATTTATCAGAAAAAGATTATTCAGCACTTTATAATGTAATACATCCTTTGAAATAA
- a CDS encoding SLC13 family permease, whose product MKKKTVINLLWIFISVIASITAYLLFDFGVEYRSAEVVAAIAILMSLLWITEAIPLSVTSLIPLILFPFTGTISAVEISQTYVNSTIFLFLGGFIIAIAMERWNLHKRIAINVINVVGTSNAKIVLGFMLSSAFISMWISNTATAVMLLPIGLAVINRLEDELGVERTSRFAIALMLGIAYSCSIGGIATPIGTPPNLVFQRIYKINFPDNPEIYFGEWMKFAVPTSVIMLIFVWILLTKILYKDKFGIKIDKEVINQEKNKLGKIRYEEKVVLIIFIVTSLLWIFRAELNLGFFKIYGWSNLFPKSNYIDDGTIAITMATLLFIIPVKKENKEQNFILDYTAVNKIPWDIILLFGGGFALAEGFVSSKLSELIGKQFISLKNIDVIFLIAAVCFVLTFLTELTSNTATAQILLPILAAISKELQINPLILMLPATLSVSFAFMLPVATPPNAIVFSSRRLKIIDMAKTGIFINFFGIIVVTFIVWLFFV is encoded by the coding sequence ATGAAGAAAAAAACTGTTATTAATTTATTATGGATTTTTATTAGTGTAATTGCTTCAATTACAGCATACTTATTATTTGATTTTGGTGTTGAATATAGAAGTGCCGAAGTAGTTGCAGCAATAGCAATATTAATGTCATTATTATGGATAACAGAAGCAATTCCACTATCAGTTACTTCTTTAATCCCATTAATTCTATTCCCATTTACTGGCACAATATCAGCTGTAGAAATATCACAAACTTATGTTAACTCAACTATTTTTCTTTTTCTTGGTGGATTTATAATTGCTATTGCAATGGAAAGATGGAATTTACATAAAAGAATTGCAATTAATGTAATTAATGTTGTTGGGACTTCAAATGCTAAAATAGTTTTGGGATTTATGTTATCTTCAGCTTTTATATCTATGTGGATATCAAATACAGCTACGGCTGTAATGTTACTACCAATTGGACTTGCAGTAATTAATCGATTGGAAGATGAACTTGGTGTTGAGCGAACTTCCAGATTTGCAATAGCACTAATGCTTGGTATAGCATATTCATGCTCAATAGGCGGAATTGCTACACCAATTGGAACACCACCAAATTTAGTTTTTCAAAGAATTTATAAAATTAATTTTCCTGATAATCCTGAAATTTATTTTGGTGAATGGATGAAGTTTGCAGTACCTACTTCAGTAATTATGTTAATATTTGTCTGGATTCTTCTAACAAAAATATTGTATAAAGATAAATTTGGTATTAAGATAGATAAAGAAGTTATCAATCAAGAAAAAAATAAACTTGGTAAGATAAGGTATGAAGAAAAAGTAGTATTGATAATTTTTATTGTTACCTCATTACTATGGATTTTCAGGGCAGAACTGAATTTAGGATTTTTTAAGATTTATGGCTGGTCTAATTTATTCCCTAAATCAAATTATATTGATGATGGAACAATTGCAATAACTATGGCAACCCTTTTATTTATTATACCAGTGAAGAAAGAAAATAAAGAACAAAATTTTATACTTGACTATACAGCAGTAAATAAAATCCCATGGGATATAATTTTACTTTTTGGTGGAGGATTTGCTCTTGCTGAAGGATTTGTTAGCAGTAAGTTATCTGAATTAATTGGGAAACAATTTATATCATTAAAAAATATTGATGTTATTTTTTTAATTGCTGCTGTATGTTTTGTTTTAACATTTTTAACAGAACTTACATCCAACACAGCTACAGCCCAGATTCTTTTACCAATTTTAGCAGCTATTTCAAAAGAGCTTCAAATAAATCCACTGATTTTAATGCTGCCTGCAACATTATCAGTATCTTTTGCTTTTATGCTTCCAGTAGCAACTCCTCCTAATGCAATAGTATTCAGCAGTAGAAGATTAAAAATTATTGATATGGCAAAAACAGGTATTTTTATTAACTTTTTTGGAATCATTGTGGTTACATTTATCGTATGGTTATTTTTCGTTTAG
- a CDS encoding DUF302 domain-containing protein: MSYYLSKVVDYSFDDTITKIFEELKNEGFGVLTEIDVKETLKKKLDVDFRRYKILGACNPPLAYKALKKEENLGVMLPCNVIVQEKSDGKVQVSTINPVEAMKSVGNPELEEVAIEVTNKLKNVLDRL; encoded by the coding sequence ATGTCATACTATTTATCAAAAGTAGTTGATTATTCATTTGATGATACAATTACAAAAATTTTCGAAGAATTAAAAAATGAAGGATTTGGAGTTTTAACGGAAATTGATGTAAAAGAGACCTTAAAGAAAAAGCTTGATGTGGATTTTCGAAGATATAAAATTTTAGGTGCATGCAATCCACCTTTAGCTTACAAAGCTTTGAAAAAGGAAGAAAATCTCGGAGTGATGCTTCCCTGTAATGTAATAGTTCAGGAAAAATCTGATGGGAAAGTACAAGTAAGTACAATAAATCCAGTAGAAGCTATGAAAAGTGTAGGTAATCCAGAATTAGAAGAAGTAGCAATTGAAGTCACAAACAAATTAAAGAATGTTTTAGATAGATTATAA
- the bshB1 gene encoding bacillithiol biosynthesis deacetylase BshB1, translating to MILDILIFAAHPDDAELAMGGTIAKLIKDGLKLGIVDLTKGELATRGTPEIRMKEAQRASEILKITHRENLGLKDGSIKVNDEYLLKVVSRIRKYQPTIVFAPYFNDRHPDHVGCGLLIKEAMFFSGLPKIVTEDNGRIQSPFRPKKLFYYMQTYEFKPSFVVDISDTFEIKMNAIKSYESQFHNPYSVEPETFISQPNFLKYIEGRAKVFGFKIGKNYGEPFFCEEEIELDLTCLIKNGDKK from the coding sequence ATGATTCTTGATATATTAATATTTGCAGCACATCCTGATGATGCTGAGCTTGCAATGGGTGGAACAATTGCAAAATTAATTAAAGATGGATTAAAATTAGGAATAGTAGATTTAACGAAGGGGGAATTGGCTACACGTGGAACACCTGAAATTAGAATGAAAGAAGCTCAAAGAGCATCAGAAATTTTAAAGATAACTCATAGAGAAAATCTTGGATTAAAAGATGGTTCAATAAAAGTAAATGATGAATATTTATTAAAAGTTGTTTCGAGAATAAGGAAATATCAACCGACTATAGTTTTTGCTCCTTACTTTAACGATCGACATCCTGATCATGTTGGTTGTGGTTTATTGATAAAAGAAGCAATGTTCTTTAGTGGTTTACCGAAGATTGTGACAGAAGATAATGGAAGAATTCAATCACCATTTAGACCTAAAAAGTTATTTTATTATATGCAAACATATGAGTTTAAACCCAGCTTTGTAGTTGATATTAGTGATACATTTGAAATAAAAATGAATGCAATTAAATCTTATGAATCGCAATTTCATAACCCATATAGTGTAGAACCAGAAACATTTATAAGTCAACCCAATTTTTTAAAATATATAGAAGGAAGAGCAAAAGTATTTGGTTTTAAAATTGGTAAAAATTATGGCGAACCATTCTTTTGCGAAGAAGAAATTGAATTAGATTTAACTTGTTTAATCAAGAACGGAGATAAAAAATGA
- a CDS encoding TetR/AcrR family transcriptional regulator, with amino-acid sequence MDSKNILSKRDLILSTARDIITKQGYAKTTLEDIANALGMKKSSLYYYYQNKDALLEDVIKNEKEKYIFLITEALSKEEKIVDKLINYEITKSNYVKSVMKLQDLSINIFIELKHKIFKVAKEIRESEVSLLTKVIEESIKKKEIKKCNAAKIAQILPTISEAFRHREIYFCQFEPDKQIDFTKANEDIAFTIKLIFDGLLIK; translated from the coding sequence ATGGATTCTAAAAACATTCTTTCAAAAAGAGACTTAATACTCAGTACAGCGAGGGATATAATTACAAAACAAGGTTATGCTAAAACAACCTTGGAAGATATTGCAAATGCACTTGGCATGAAAAAATCTTCTCTCTATTACTATTATCAAAATAAAGATGCATTACTCGAAGATGTAATCAAAAACGAAAAAGAGAAATACATTTTTTTAATTACTGAAGCTTTATCAAAAGAAGAGAAAATAGTGGATAAGTTAATTAACTACGAAATAACAAAATCCAATTATGTTAAATCTGTAATGAAACTTCAGGATTTGTCAATCAATATTTTTATTGAACTTAAACACAAAATATTTAAGGTGGCTAAAGAAATACGTGAAAGTGAGGTTTCACTTCTTACTAAAGTAATTGAGGAAAGTATAAAAAAGAAAGAGATTAAAAAATGTAACGCTGCTAAGATTGCTCAAATTTTACCTACAATATCAGAAGCATTCAGACATCGAGAAATTTATTTCTGCCAATTCGAACCTGATAAACAAATAGATTTTACAAAGGCAAATGAGGATATAGCATTTACAATAAAACTAATTTTTGATGGATTATTAATAAAATAA
- a CDS encoding TolC family protein: protein MKKLILFMAIIPPLLFSQQKEKIVLDLNRAIEFALERNSEIKVAQLEVDKSKQQLREALSGLYPKIDLSAQYQRYIKKPVIFLPPGTPFNPGNRPGILEIGSDNSYNGTASLSIPLFSWTLYESIGIATSSLDLANESYKNTKNQIIGNVQKSFLTVLLSREMKNLMELSLKNAEDNFENVKRLNKAGTLSDYDVLRAEVQVENLKPVVLQMENNYKLSLEALKVAIGLEAEEEIEVVGELNFEEPYKIPSEDEVINELLKTNPQLAILENQVKLYEKMLSLEKSSYLPTLAGFGSYQYQTQANDFKFSEYRWVKTFVVGFQIQLPVFNGFKTQARVSQAEISLNQVKEQKKNLTEAIKTQALSILYRVQQALKRIEGQNKTVKQAEEGYNIAKRRLENGLATQLEVNDAELALRQARINRLQAIYDFKVAEAELNTILGKN from the coding sequence GTGAAAAAATTAATTTTATTTATGGCAATTATACCGCCACTCCTTTTTTCACAACAAAAAGAAAAAATTGTACTTGATCTTAATAGAGCTATTGAATTCGCACTTGAAAGAAATAGCGAAATTAAAGTTGCACAACTTGAAGTTGATAAATCAAAACAACAATTACGAGAAGCTTTAAGTGGTCTTTATCCCAAAATTGATTTAAGTGCTCAATATCAGAGATATATTAAAAAACCTGTAATATTTTTACCACCAGGAACACCATTTAATCCAGGTAATAGACCAGGAATTCTGGAAATTGGATCTGATAATTCATATAACGGTACTGCTTCTTTATCCATCCCACTATTTTCCTGGACATTATATGAAAGTATTGGAATAGCAACAAGTTCATTGGATTTAGCAAATGAAAGTTATAAAAACACTAAGAACCAGATTATTGGAAATGTTCAAAAATCATTTCTTACAGTTTTGCTTTCAAGAGAAATGAAAAATTTGATGGAGCTAAGTCTAAAAAATGCTGAAGATAACTTTGAAAATGTAAAAAGACTGAACAAAGCAGGTACTCTATCGGATTACGATGTTCTACGAGCTGAAGTTCAGGTTGAAAATCTGAAACCTGTTGTTCTTCAAATGGAAAATAATTATAAACTTTCTCTTGAAGCATTAAAAGTTGCAATAGGACTTGAAGCAGAAGAAGAAATTGAAGTCGTTGGTGAACTTAATTTTGAAGAACCATATAAAATTCCTTCTGAAGATGAAGTAATAAATGAGCTTCTTAAAACAAATCCACAACTGGCAATTCTTGAAAATCAAGTAAAACTTTATGAAAAAATGTTGTCTCTTGAAAAATCTTCATATCTACCTACTCTTGCAGGATTTGGAAGTTATCAATATCAAACTCAAGCAAATGATTTTAAATTCTCTGAATATAGATGGGTTAAAACTTTTGTTGTTGGATTTCAGATTCAATTACCAGTATTTAATGGATTTAAAACTCAAGCGAGAGTTAGCCAGGCAGAAATAAGTTTAAATCAGGTTAAAGAACAAAAGAAAAATTTGACCGAAGCAATTAAAACTCAAGCATTGAGTATCCTTTACAGAGTACAGCAGGCATTAAAAAGAATCGAAGGACAAAATAAAACTGTCAAGCAAGCAGAAGAAGGTTATAATATTGCTAAGAGAAGACTTGAAAATGGATTAGCAACACAATTAGAAGTGAATGATGCAGAATTAGCACTTCGTCAAGCTCGAATCAATAGACTCCAGGCTATCTACGACTTTAAGGTTGCAGAAGCTGAATTAAATACAATTCTTGGAAAAAATTAA